In Rutidosis leptorrhynchoides isolate AG116_Rl617_1_P2 chromosome 2, CSIRO_AGI_Rlap_v1, whole genome shotgun sequence, one genomic interval encodes:
- the LOC139893497 gene encoding putative serine/threonine-protein kinase-like protein CCR3, protein MTSLLSVIFILTSSLISSINALGGSATTLSVTYGNTLTVCGIVAGQPSQRIQCWRNGAVVSIFSNISFESIAGGRDVFCGIRSGGTTLVCWDYNLIPKRIYYNETVLLRELSIGNNQICAITNSTNTNDSNVYCWRNNNVLPNERIGMKMISSGLGVNCGIKLNDTNKGIICFGTNSRLSNSIQGQFMNCSMISIAVGGNHACGLNSSGFLICRGDNEYGQINVPDHLAFEFNSLALGANHTCALRRLNKSVVCWGGRGGVVVNGSYDIGNVSFETIVAGLDFTCGLTSNNFSVMCWGQGWVGNGSSLIGFDQILPGPCVSTGCECGIYPQSQSLCSGFGSICTPCDVTNMGQPRLAPPPAFIPVPPTVRTVRSRKLTRGLLAFAIVGSVGAVAGICSVIYCLWMGVCFGNKRIHNSVQPRINGSNNAGQNGSGQVSRSATIRRQLSRGFRRQRSGTSSKQADKEEEFTFADLALATNDFSLENKIGAGSFGVVYRGKLLDGREVAIKRSEVTDKTKKFQEKESAFDSELAFLSRLNHKHLVRLVGFCQERDERLLVYDYMKNGALFDHLHGTNNVEKSSSFLNSWKMRIKIALDASRGIEYLHNYAVPPIIHRDIKSSNILLDAKWVARVSDFGLSLMGPISDREFRPTKAAGTVGYIDPEYYGLNVLTAKSDVYGFGVVLLELLTGRRAIFKSNEVNGGAPISLVDYAVPIIMAGELGKILDKRVGPPEVNEAEAVELMAYTALHCVNTEGIYRPSMTDIVANLERALGLISDSHGSISGSISVPSD, encoded by the coding sequence TTTTGTGGTATCAGGTCCGGTGGAACAACTCTTGTGTGCTGGGATTATAATTTAATCCCCAAACGAATTTATTACAACGAAACCGTACTTTTACGCGAATTATCGATCGGTAACAATCAAATTTGTGCCATCACAAATAGTACTAATACTAATGATTCAAATGTTTATTGTTGGAGAAATAATAATGTGTTACCAAATGAAAGAATTGGGATGAAGATGATATCTTCAGGATTGGGTGTAAATTGTGGGATCAAGTTAAACGATACGAATAAAGGGATAATTTGTTTCGGAACGAATTCAAGATTATCGAATTCTATACAAGGTCAGTTTATGAATTGTAGTATGATAAGTATTGCAGTTGGTGGTAATCATGCTTGTGGTTTAAACTCTAGTGGTTTTTTGATTTGTAGAGGTGATAATGAGTACGGACAAATTAATGTACCTGATCATTTAGCATTTGAGTTTAATTCACTTGCGCTTGGTGCGAATCATACGTGTGCATTGCGTAGATTAAATAAGTCTGTTGTTTGTTGGGGTGGGAGAGGAGGTGTTGTTGTTAATGGTAGTTATGATATTGGTAACGTTTCGTTTGAAACGATTGTTGCTGGATTGGATTTCACTTGTGGGCTAACAAGTAATAATTTTTCGGTTATGTGTTGGGGACAAGGTTGGGTTGGAAATGGGTCAAGTTTGATTGGTTTTGATCAAATTCTTCCTGGCCCGTGTGTTAGTACGGGTTGTGAATGTGGGATATATCCACAATCACAATCGCTTTGTTCTGGGTTTGGGTCCATTTGTACACCTTGTGATGTAACCAATATGGGTCAACCCAGGTTAGCACCTCCACCTGCAttcataccagtaccaccaacggtAAGGACTGTACGGTCAAGAAAGTTGACTAGAGGTTTGTTAGCATTTGCGATTGTGGGGTCCGTTGGGGCAGTTGCAGGTATCTGTAGTGTTATATATTGTTTGTGGATGGGTGTTTGTTTTGGGAATAAAAGGATACACAACTCTGTACAACCTAGAATTAATGGGTCGAATAATGCGGGTCAAAATGGTAGTGGTCAAGTTTCGAGATCAGCTACGATTAGGCGACAGCTGTCACGAGGTTTTAGGAGACAAAGAAGCGGGACGTCGTCTAAACAAGCGGATAAAGAAGAGGAGTTCACGTTTGCTGACCTGGCGTTAGCTACAAACGATTTTTCACTAGAGAACAAAATTGGTGCAGGGAGTTTCGGTGTCGTTTATAGAGGCAAATTATTAGATGGTCGTGAAGTCGCTATTAAACGAAGTGAAGTAACTGATAAAACGAAAAAGTTTCAAGAAAAAGAGAGCGCGTTTGATTCGGAATTAGCGTTTTTGTCAAGATTAAACCATAAACATTTGGTTAGGCTCGTTGGGTTTTGTCAAGAACGCGATGAACGCCTTTTAGTTTATGATTACATGAAAAACGGGGCGTTATTTGATCATTTACATGGGACTAACAACGTCGAAAAGAGTAGTAGTTTTTTAAATTCTTGGAAAATGAGAATTAAGATCGCGTTAGATGCTTCTAGAGGTATTGAATATCTTCATAATTACGCGGTTCCTCCTATAATACACAGAGACATTAAATCGTCAAATATTCTGCTAGACGCGAAATGGGTTGCGAGAGTGTCTGATTTCGGGTTATCGTTAATGGGCCCGATATCTGATCGTGAGTTTCGACCCACAAAAGCAGCTGGTACAGTTGGTTACATTGACCCAGAATATTATGGGCTAAATGTGCTAACTGCAAAAAGTGACGTTTATGGTTTTGGGGTTGTGTTGTTAGAACTTTTAACCGGAAGACGGGCTATATTTAAGAGTAATGAAGTTAACGGTGGTGCACCGATTAGTTTGGTGGATTATGCTGTGCCTATAATCATGGCGGGCGAACTGGGTAAGATATTGGATAAACGGGTCGGGCCACCTGAAGTGAATGAGGCTGAAGCAGTTGAGCTAATGGCATATACTGCTTTACATTGTGTGAATACAGAAGGTATTTATAGACCAAGCATGACTGATATTGTTGCTAATTTGGAGAGAGCTTTGGGATTGATTAGTGATAGTCATGGTAGTATTTCTGGTAGTATTTCAGTACCTTCAGAttga
- the LOC139893498 gene encoding phosphoinositide phospholipase C 2-like, producing the protein MANKQTYRVCFCFRRRFRLAATEAPPSIKSLFDKYSENGIMNINHLHRFLIDVQKQHNATVEDAQTIMHNTAHIFHRKGFNLETFFKYLFGDSNPALDPDRSVHHDMNAPLSHYFIFTGHNSYLTGNQLSSDCSDVPIIQALERGVRVIELDIWPNSTKDDVDVLHGRTLTAPVALIKCLRSIKAYAFSASEYPVVITLEDHLTTDLQAKVAQMVTETFGEMLFTPDADGLGEFPSPEFLKRRIIISTKPPKEYLKAKDTQPGGDGNASHKETDASVEAWGGEIPSFKHKTSSDFKDDLEDSEEEDEDLHDDHCAPEYRNLIAIHAGKGKGGLDDWLKVDPDKVRRLSLSEQELEKAAKTHGPQIVRFTQKNILRVYPKGIRFDSSNYNPMIGWMHGAQMVAFNMQGYGRSLWVMQGMFKANGGCGYVKKPDILMENESIFDPRITLPVKMTLKVTVYMGEGWYYDFSHTHFDAYSPPDFYTRVGIAGVPADTIMKRTKAMEDSWIPSWNEEFEFPLTVPELALLRIEVHEYDMSEKDDFGGQACLPISELRKGIRAVPLYSQKGDKYKTVKLLMNFDLV; encoded by the exons ATGGCTAATAAACAAACTTATCGAGTATGTTTCTGTTTCCGGCGACGGTTCCGGCTAGCTGCCACCGAAGCACCACCGTCGATCAAGTCTCTGTTCGATAAGTATTCTGAGAACGGAATCATGAACATCAATCACCTTCATCGGTTCCTAATTGATGTTCAAAAACAACATAATGCTACTGTTGAAGATGCTCAAACTATTATGCATAATACTGCGCATATCTTCCATCGCAAGGGTTTTAATCTCGAAACATTTTTTAAGTACCTGTTTGGTGATTCTAATCCTGCACTGGATCCCGATCGATCG GTTCATCATGATATGAATGCGCCATTGTCTCACTATTTTATATTTACCGGACACAATTCGTATTTAACTGGGAACCAACTGAGTAGTGATTGTAGTGATGTTCCGATTATTCAAGCGTTGGAGAGAGGTGTGAGAGTTATCGAGTTGGATATATGGCCTAACTCGACTAAGGATGATGTGGATGTTCTTCATGGAAG GACGTTGACTGCACCGGTCGCGCTGATTAAGTGTTTAAGGTCTATTAAGGCTTATGCCTTTAGTGCATCTGAGTACCCTGTTGTGATTACCCTAGAAGACCACCTTACTACAGATCTTCAGGCTAAAGTGGCTCAG ATGGTTACTGAAACATTTGGAGAGATGCTATTTACTCCTGATGCGGACGGCTTAGGCGAATTTCCATCTCCAGAATTTCTAAAAAGAAGGATTATTATATCCACTAAACCTCCTAAAGAATACCTTAAAGCAAAAGACACTCAGCCCGGTGGAGATGGAAATGCTTCACATAAAGAGACCGATGCATCTGTAGAAGCTTGGGGTGGTGAAATTCCCAGTTTTAAACATAAAACTTCATCTGATTTCAAG GATGATTTGGAGGACTCTGAGGAGGAAGATGAAGATCTTCATGATGACCATTGTGCCCCTGAATATAGGAATTTGATTGCTATTCATGCTGGAAAGGGGAAAGGTGGTTTAGATGATTGGCTGAAAGTTGACCCTGATAAAGTCAGACGTCTTAGCTTAAGTGAGCAAGAGCTTGAGAAAGCAGCAAAAACTCATGGCCCACAAATTGTCAG GTTCACTCAGAAAAATATACTGAGAGTGTATCCAAAGGGGATACGGTTCGACTCATCGAATTACAACCCGATGATTGGGTGGATGCATGGAGCACAGATGGTTGCATTTAATATGCAG GGCTATGGAAGGTCACTTTGGGTGATGCAAGGAATGTTCAAGGCCAACGGTGGTTGCGGATACGTTAAAAAACCTGATATTCTGATGGAAAATGAGTCTATCTTTGATCCTAGAATTACATTACCTGTCAAAATGACTCTTAAG GTAACTGTGTATATGGGTGAAGGATGGTATTATGATTTCTCACATACACATTTTGATGCATATTCACCTCCAGATTTCTACACAAGG GTTGGAATAGCTGGAGTACCTGCTGATACTATTATGAAGAGAACAAAAGCAATGGAGGACAGTTGGATCCCATCATGGAACGAAGAATTTGAATTCCCGTTAACAGTTCCCGAACTAGCTCTCCTTCGAATCGAAGTTCATGAGTATGACATGTCAGAAAAAGATGATTTCGGTGGCCAAGCATGCCTACCCATTTCGGAGCTGCGTAAAGGCATTCGAGCAGTTCCACTTTACAGCCAGAAAGGTGACAAGTACAAAACGGTAAAGCTACTTATGAACTTTGACCTTGTGTAG